Proteins from one Mixophyes fleayi isolate aMixFle1 chromosome 9, aMixFle1.hap1, whole genome shotgun sequence genomic window:
- the PDZD4 gene encoding PDZ domain-containing protein 4 isoform X4, translating to MGCNMCVVRKPEEHYKVMLQVNGKDLSRLSQEQTFETLRTTKDPLLIQVLRRSPRMKGALAISSHDLQFVDSGTQTDITFEHIMTLGRPRPPSPAIVVLEPYVLSELPPIGNEFYEQAEYMDGVQPEGERTDELEYEEVELCKSSHQDKLGLTVCYRTDDEEDLGIYVGEVNPNSIAAIDGRIREGDRILQINGMDVQNREEAVAILTQEESTNISLLVARPETEVENEEAEASPKSPRPFPHPAGLSRSQELDSGVGRTDESTRNDESSEHDILGDDQTSSANTPGSQRRLRFLRADSQHPLQCREFHHSLDSLLAADGSAPYNEVLPPVAGLTDEEYERYRELLEITCHLENGNGPAFLYASRQGGLDVNRNESVLREMAVLEEELRHLEFKFRNVLRAQKMQQLRERCMKAWLLEEEDSLYEFVGGGGANNDISTKLPDITELPERSDKDSTSAYNTGESCRSTPLMMEPPLPLDSPLRRINEPSGAFCQAAEGISSNANMNRGHCKNVPPYPGSPEPVPSKFRSLCRDGRHTTEDRLRRATKHANELERGSREHSPYLSRRHHSHAGERYRSCLQLAQPRSLDELDVDPTCGKAMGATQVNHSQPEPRMEWKVKVRSDGTRYVTKRPVRDRLLKARAMKIKEERSGMTTDDDAVSEMKMGRYWSKEDRKRHLMRAREQRKRREFMMQSRLDCLREQQQQQGAEGKGEMSIIALSHRKTMKKRNKKILDNWITIQEMLAHGTRSADGKRVYNPLLSVTTV from the exons GTGAATGGAAAAGACCTTTCGCGACTCTCCCAGGAGCAGACATTTGAGACGTTACGCACCACTAAAGACCCTCTCCTGATCCAAGTGCTGAGGCGCAGCCCACGTATGAAGGGAGCTCTGGCCATTTCCTCCCATGACCTTCAATTTGTGGACAGTGGAACGCAGACGGATATCACCTTTGAGCACATCATGACCTTGGGAAGACCGAGACCCCCCAGCCCTGCCATAGTTGTCCTAGAACCGTATGTACTCTCAGAGCT ACCTCCCATTGGGAATGAGTTCTATGAGCAAGCTGAGTATATGGATGGAGTACAGCCTGAAGGAGAACGCACTGATGAACTGGAGTATGAG gAAGTGGAGCTATGTAAATCCAGTCATCAAGATAAACTTGGGCTAACGGTTTGTTACCGCACTGATGATGAAGAAGACCTGGGGATTTATGTGGGAGAG GTGAACCCAAACAGCATTGCAGCAATAGATGGGCGCATCAGGGAAGGCGATAGAATTTTACAG ATTAATGGCATGGATGTACAAAATAGGGAAGAGGCCGTGGCAATCTTGACACAGGAAGAGAGCACTAACATCTCCTTACTAGTTGCTCGTCCAGAGACAGAG GTTGAGAATGAGGAAGCTGAAGCCAGCCCCAAGTCTCCACGACCTTTCCCTCACCCTGCAGGTTTAAGCCGTAGTCAGGAACTGGACAGTGGAGTTGGAAGGACAGATGAGAGCACTCGCAATGATGAAAGTTCTGAACACGACATTTTGGGAGATGATCAAACAAGCAGTGCAAATACACCAGGTAGTCAACGTCGTCTACGCTTCTTGCGTGCAGACTCCCAGCATCCTCTCCAGTGCCGTGAATTCCATCACAGTCTGGACTCCCTGCTTGCAGCAGATGGGTCAGCACCTTACAATGAGGTTCTCCCACCAGTTGCAGGGCTAACAGATGAGGAGTACGAGCGGTACCGAGAACTACTGGAAATCACCTGCCATCTGGAGAATGGAAATGGACCTGCCTTCCTTTATGCTTCACGACAAGGTGGGCTAGACGTAAATCGCAATGAGAGTGTCTTACGGGAGATGGCGGTGCTGGAGGAGGAATTGCGGCATCTGGAGTTCAAATTCCGCAATGTTCTACGAGCACAAAAGATGCAGCAATTGCGAGAACGTTGCATGAAAGCTTGGCTTCTGGAAGAAGAGGACAGTCTCTATGAGTTTGTGGGTGGGGGCGGTGCAAACAATGATATCTCCACAAAACTTCCAGATATCACCGAGCTGCCAGAAAGGTCAGACAAAGACAGTACCAGTGCATATAACACTGGCGAGAGCTGTCGGAGCACTCCACTTATGATGGAACCACCTTTACCACTGGACAGTCCTTTGAGGAGAATTAATGAACCTTCTGGTGCATTTTGCCAAGCAGCAGAAGGGATCTCCTCTAATGCTAACATGAACAGAGGGCATTGCAAAAATGTGCCTCCATACCCTGGTAGTCCAGAGCCTGTGCCATCCAAATTTCGCTCTCTATGCCGGGATGGGCGGCATACGACAGAGGATAGATTAAGAAGAGCAACAAAACATGCGAATGAGTTAGAACGGGGGAGCCGCGAGCATAGCCCATACCTCAGCAGACGCCATCATTCCCATGCAGGGGAACGTTACCGAAGCTGCCTCCAGCTGGCCCAACCAAGAAGTCTTGATGAACTGGATGTAGACCCTACATGCGGAAAGGCTATGGGGGCTACACAGGTCAACCACTCTCAACCAGAACCAAGAATGGAATGGAAGGTAAAAGTGAGGAGTGATGGCACACGTTATGTGACTAAACGTCCTGTTAGAGACCGCCTACTAAAAGCAAGAGCTATGAAAATCAAAGAGGAGCGCAGCGGGATGACCACCGATGACGACGCTGTGAGCGAGATGAAGATGGGGCGTTATTGGAGCAAGGAAGATAGAAAGCGGCATCTAATGCGAGCTCGGGAGCAAAGGAAGAGAAGGGAATTCATGATGCAGAGCAGGTTAGACTGCTTGCGAGAGCAACAACAACAGCAAGGTGCCGAGGGCAAGGGTGAGATGAGCATTATTGCCCTTAGCCACCGGAAGACTATGAAGAAGCGCAACAAGAAGATCTTGGATAACTGGATCACCATCCAGGAAATGTTGGCCCATGGCACACGATCAGCTGATGGCAAACGGGTTTACAATCCCCTGCTTTCCGTTACCACAGTCTGA
- the PDZD4 gene encoding PDZ domain-containing protein 4 isoform X2: MGCNMCVVRKPEEHYKVMLQVNGKDLSRLSQEQTFETLRTTKDPLLIQVLRRSPRMKGALAISSHDLQFVDSGTQTDITFEHIMTLGRPRPPSPAIVVLEPPPIGNEFYEQAEYMDGVQPEGERTDELEYEEVELCKSSHQDKLGLTVCYRTDDEEDLGIYVGEVNPNSIAAIDGRIREGDRILQINGMDVQNREEAVAILTQEESTNISLLVARPETEMGRRWKDSDREDFLDDLVSENEEELQAQRLNSPPQQQVENEEAEASPKSPRPFPHPAGLSRSQELDSGVGRTDESTRNDESSEHDILGDDQTSSANTPGSQRRLRFLRADSQHPLQCREFHHSLDSLLAADGSAPYNEVLPPVAGLTDEEYERYRELLEITCHLENGNGPAFLYASRQGGLDVNRNESVLREMAVLEEELRHLEFKFRNVLRAQKMQQLRERCMKAWLLEEEDSLYEFVGGGGANNDISTKLPDITELPERSDKDSTSAYNTGESCRSTPLMMEPPLPLDSPLRRINEPSGAFCQAAEGISSNANMNRGHCKNVPPYPGSPEPVPSKFRSLCRDGRHTTEDRLRRATKHANELERGSREHSPYLSRRHHSHAGERYRSCLQLAQPRSLDELDVDPTCGKAMGATQVNHSQPEPRMEWKVKVRSDGTRYVTKRPVRDRLLKARAMKIKEERSGMTTDDDAVSEMKMGRYWSKEDRKRHLMRAREQRKRREFMMQSRLDCLREQQQQQGAEGKGEMSIIALSHRKTMKKRNKKILDNWITIQEMLAHGTRSADGKRVYNPLLSVTTV; the protein is encoded by the exons GTGAATGGAAAAGACCTTTCGCGACTCTCCCAGGAGCAGACATTTGAGACGTTACGCACCACTAAAGACCCTCTCCTGATCCAAGTGCTGAGGCGCAGCCCACGTATGAAGGGAGCTCTGGCCATTTCCTCCCATGACCTTCAATTTGTGGACAGTGGAACGCAGACGGATATCACCTTTGAGCACATCATGACCTTGGGAAGACCGAGACCCCCCAGCCCTGCCATAGTTGTCCTAGAACC ACCTCCCATTGGGAATGAGTTCTATGAGCAAGCTGAGTATATGGATGGAGTACAGCCTGAAGGAGAACGCACTGATGAACTGGAGTATGAG gAAGTGGAGCTATGTAAATCCAGTCATCAAGATAAACTTGGGCTAACGGTTTGTTACCGCACTGATGATGAAGAAGACCTGGGGATTTATGTGGGAGAG GTGAACCCAAACAGCATTGCAGCAATAGATGGGCGCATCAGGGAAGGCGATAGAATTTTACAG ATTAATGGCATGGATGTACAAAATAGGGAAGAGGCCGTGGCAATCTTGACACAGGAAGAGAGCACTAACATCTCCTTACTAGTTGCTCGTCCAGAGACAGAG ATGGGCAGGAGATGGAAAGATAGTGACAGAGAGGACTTCTTGGATGATTTAGTATCTGAAAATGAGGAGGAACTGCAAGCACAGAGGCTGAACTCCCCACCACAGCAACAG GTTGAGAATGAGGAAGCTGAAGCCAGCCCCAAGTCTCCACGACCTTTCCCTCACCCTGCAGGTTTAAGCCGTAGTCAGGAACTGGACAGTGGAGTTGGAAGGACAGATGAGAGCACTCGCAATGATGAAAGTTCTGAACACGACATTTTGGGAGATGATCAAACAAGCAGTGCAAATACACCAGGTAGTCAACGTCGTCTACGCTTCTTGCGTGCAGACTCCCAGCATCCTCTCCAGTGCCGTGAATTCCATCACAGTCTGGACTCCCTGCTTGCAGCAGATGGGTCAGCACCTTACAATGAGGTTCTCCCACCAGTTGCAGGGCTAACAGATGAGGAGTACGAGCGGTACCGAGAACTACTGGAAATCACCTGCCATCTGGAGAATGGAAATGGACCTGCCTTCCTTTATGCTTCACGACAAGGTGGGCTAGACGTAAATCGCAATGAGAGTGTCTTACGGGAGATGGCGGTGCTGGAGGAGGAATTGCGGCATCTGGAGTTCAAATTCCGCAATGTTCTACGAGCACAAAAGATGCAGCAATTGCGAGAACGTTGCATGAAAGCTTGGCTTCTGGAAGAAGAGGACAGTCTCTATGAGTTTGTGGGTGGGGGCGGTGCAAACAATGATATCTCCACAAAACTTCCAGATATCACCGAGCTGCCAGAAAGGTCAGACAAAGACAGTACCAGTGCATATAACACTGGCGAGAGCTGTCGGAGCACTCCACTTATGATGGAACCACCTTTACCACTGGACAGTCCTTTGAGGAGAATTAATGAACCTTCTGGTGCATTTTGCCAAGCAGCAGAAGGGATCTCCTCTAATGCTAACATGAACAGAGGGCATTGCAAAAATGTGCCTCCATACCCTGGTAGTCCAGAGCCTGTGCCATCCAAATTTCGCTCTCTATGCCGGGATGGGCGGCATACGACAGAGGATAGATTAAGAAGAGCAACAAAACATGCGAATGAGTTAGAACGGGGGAGCCGCGAGCATAGCCCATACCTCAGCAGACGCCATCATTCCCATGCAGGGGAACGTTACCGAAGCTGCCTCCAGCTGGCCCAACCAAGAAGTCTTGATGAACTGGATGTAGACCCTACATGCGGAAAGGCTATGGGGGCTACACAGGTCAACCACTCTCAACCAGAACCAAGAATGGAATGGAAGGTAAAAGTGAGGAGTGATGGCACACGTTATGTGACTAAACGTCCTGTTAGAGACCGCCTACTAAAAGCAAGAGCTATGAAAATCAAAGAGGAGCGCAGCGGGATGACCACCGATGACGACGCTGTGAGCGAGATGAAGATGGGGCGTTATTGGAGCAAGGAAGATAGAAAGCGGCATCTAATGCGAGCTCGGGAGCAAAGGAAGAGAAGGGAATTCATGATGCAGAGCAGGTTAGACTGCTTGCGAGAGCAACAACAACAGCAAGGTGCCGAGGGCAAGGGTGAGATGAGCATTATTGCCCTTAGCCACCGGAAGACTATGAAGAAGCGCAACAAGAAGATCTTGGATAACTGGATCACCATCCAGGAAATGTTGGCCCATGGCACACGATCAGCTGATGGCAAACGGGTTTACAATCCCCTGCTTTCCGTTACCACAGTCTGA
- the PDZD4 gene encoding PDZ domain-containing protein 4 isoform X3: MGCNMCVVRKPEEHYKVMLQVNGKDLSRLSQEQTFETLRTTKDPLLIQVLRRSPRMKGALAISSHDLQFVDSGTQTDITFEHIMTLGRPRPPSPAIVVLEPYVLSELPPIGNEFYEQAEYMDGVQPEGERTDELEYEVNPNSIAAIDGRIREGDRILQINGMDVQNREEAVAILTQEESTNISLLVARPETEMGRRWKDSDREDFLDDLVSENEEELQAQRLNSPPQQQVENEEAEASPKSPRPFPHPAGLSRSQELDSGVGRTDESTRNDESSEHDILGDDQTSSANTPGSQRRLRFLRADSQHPLQCREFHHSLDSLLAADGSAPYNEVLPPVAGLTDEEYERYRELLEITCHLENGNGPAFLYASRQGGLDVNRNESVLREMAVLEEELRHLEFKFRNVLRAQKMQQLRERCMKAWLLEEEDSLYEFVGGGGANNDISTKLPDITELPERSDKDSTSAYNTGESCRSTPLMMEPPLPLDSPLRRINEPSGAFCQAAEGISSNANMNRGHCKNVPPYPGSPEPVPSKFRSLCRDGRHTTEDRLRRATKHANELERGSREHSPYLSRRHHSHAGERYRSCLQLAQPRSLDELDVDPTCGKAMGATQVNHSQPEPRMEWKVKVRSDGTRYVTKRPVRDRLLKARAMKIKEERSGMTTDDDAVSEMKMGRYWSKEDRKRHLMRAREQRKRREFMMQSRLDCLREQQQQQGAEGKGEMSIIALSHRKTMKKRNKKILDNWITIQEMLAHGTRSADGKRVYNPLLSVTTV; encoded by the exons GTGAATGGAAAAGACCTTTCGCGACTCTCCCAGGAGCAGACATTTGAGACGTTACGCACCACTAAAGACCCTCTCCTGATCCAAGTGCTGAGGCGCAGCCCACGTATGAAGGGAGCTCTGGCCATTTCCTCCCATGACCTTCAATTTGTGGACAGTGGAACGCAGACGGATATCACCTTTGAGCACATCATGACCTTGGGAAGACCGAGACCCCCCAGCCCTGCCATAGTTGTCCTAGAACCGTATGTACTCTCAGAGCT ACCTCCCATTGGGAATGAGTTCTATGAGCAAGCTGAGTATATGGATGGAGTACAGCCTGAAGGAGAACGCACTGATGAACTGGAGTATGAG GTGAACCCAAACAGCATTGCAGCAATAGATGGGCGCATCAGGGAAGGCGATAGAATTTTACAG ATTAATGGCATGGATGTACAAAATAGGGAAGAGGCCGTGGCAATCTTGACACAGGAAGAGAGCACTAACATCTCCTTACTAGTTGCTCGTCCAGAGACAGAG ATGGGCAGGAGATGGAAAGATAGTGACAGAGAGGACTTCTTGGATGATTTAGTATCTGAAAATGAGGAGGAACTGCAAGCACAGAGGCTGAACTCCCCACCACAGCAACAG GTTGAGAATGAGGAAGCTGAAGCCAGCCCCAAGTCTCCACGACCTTTCCCTCACCCTGCAGGTTTAAGCCGTAGTCAGGAACTGGACAGTGGAGTTGGAAGGACAGATGAGAGCACTCGCAATGATGAAAGTTCTGAACACGACATTTTGGGAGATGATCAAACAAGCAGTGCAAATACACCAGGTAGTCAACGTCGTCTACGCTTCTTGCGTGCAGACTCCCAGCATCCTCTCCAGTGCCGTGAATTCCATCACAGTCTGGACTCCCTGCTTGCAGCAGATGGGTCAGCACCTTACAATGAGGTTCTCCCACCAGTTGCAGGGCTAACAGATGAGGAGTACGAGCGGTACCGAGAACTACTGGAAATCACCTGCCATCTGGAGAATGGAAATGGACCTGCCTTCCTTTATGCTTCACGACAAGGTGGGCTAGACGTAAATCGCAATGAGAGTGTCTTACGGGAGATGGCGGTGCTGGAGGAGGAATTGCGGCATCTGGAGTTCAAATTCCGCAATGTTCTACGAGCACAAAAGATGCAGCAATTGCGAGAACGTTGCATGAAAGCTTGGCTTCTGGAAGAAGAGGACAGTCTCTATGAGTTTGTGGGTGGGGGCGGTGCAAACAATGATATCTCCACAAAACTTCCAGATATCACCGAGCTGCCAGAAAGGTCAGACAAAGACAGTACCAGTGCATATAACACTGGCGAGAGCTGTCGGAGCACTCCACTTATGATGGAACCACCTTTACCACTGGACAGTCCTTTGAGGAGAATTAATGAACCTTCTGGTGCATTTTGCCAAGCAGCAGAAGGGATCTCCTCTAATGCTAACATGAACAGAGGGCATTGCAAAAATGTGCCTCCATACCCTGGTAGTCCAGAGCCTGTGCCATCCAAATTTCGCTCTCTATGCCGGGATGGGCGGCATACGACAGAGGATAGATTAAGAAGAGCAACAAAACATGCGAATGAGTTAGAACGGGGGAGCCGCGAGCATAGCCCATACCTCAGCAGACGCCATCATTCCCATGCAGGGGAACGTTACCGAAGCTGCCTCCAGCTGGCCCAACCAAGAAGTCTTGATGAACTGGATGTAGACCCTACATGCGGAAAGGCTATGGGGGCTACACAGGTCAACCACTCTCAACCAGAACCAAGAATGGAATGGAAGGTAAAAGTGAGGAGTGATGGCACACGTTATGTGACTAAACGTCCTGTTAGAGACCGCCTACTAAAAGCAAGAGCTATGAAAATCAAAGAGGAGCGCAGCGGGATGACCACCGATGACGACGCTGTGAGCGAGATGAAGATGGGGCGTTATTGGAGCAAGGAAGATAGAAAGCGGCATCTAATGCGAGCTCGGGAGCAAAGGAAGAGAAGGGAATTCATGATGCAGAGCAGGTTAGACTGCTTGCGAGAGCAACAACAACAGCAAGGTGCCGAGGGCAAGGGTGAGATGAGCATTATTGCCCTTAGCCACCGGAAGACTATGAAGAAGCGCAACAAGAAGATCTTGGATAACTGGATCACCATCCAGGAAATGTTGGCCCATGGCACACGATCAGCTGATGGCAAACGGGTTTACAATCCCCTGCTTTCCGTTACCACAGTCTGA
- the PDZD4 gene encoding PDZ domain-containing protein 4 isoform X1, with protein sequence MGCNMCVVRKPEEHYKVMLQVNGKDLSRLSQEQTFETLRTTKDPLLIQVLRRSPRMKGALAISSHDLQFVDSGTQTDITFEHIMTLGRPRPPSPAIVVLEPYVLSELPPIGNEFYEQAEYMDGVQPEGERTDELEYEEVELCKSSHQDKLGLTVCYRTDDEEDLGIYVGEVNPNSIAAIDGRIREGDRILQINGMDVQNREEAVAILTQEESTNISLLVARPETEMGRRWKDSDREDFLDDLVSENEEELQAQRLNSPPQQQVENEEAEASPKSPRPFPHPAGLSRSQELDSGVGRTDESTRNDESSEHDILGDDQTSSANTPGSQRRLRFLRADSQHPLQCREFHHSLDSLLAADGSAPYNEVLPPVAGLTDEEYERYRELLEITCHLENGNGPAFLYASRQGGLDVNRNESVLREMAVLEEELRHLEFKFRNVLRAQKMQQLRERCMKAWLLEEEDSLYEFVGGGGANNDISTKLPDITELPERSDKDSTSAYNTGESCRSTPLMMEPPLPLDSPLRRINEPSGAFCQAAEGISSNANMNRGHCKNVPPYPGSPEPVPSKFRSLCRDGRHTTEDRLRRATKHANELERGSREHSPYLSRRHHSHAGERYRSCLQLAQPRSLDELDVDPTCGKAMGATQVNHSQPEPRMEWKVKVRSDGTRYVTKRPVRDRLLKARAMKIKEERSGMTTDDDAVSEMKMGRYWSKEDRKRHLMRAREQRKRREFMMQSRLDCLREQQQQQGAEGKGEMSIIALSHRKTMKKRNKKILDNWITIQEMLAHGTRSADGKRVYNPLLSVTTV encoded by the exons GTGAATGGAAAAGACCTTTCGCGACTCTCCCAGGAGCAGACATTTGAGACGTTACGCACCACTAAAGACCCTCTCCTGATCCAAGTGCTGAGGCGCAGCCCACGTATGAAGGGAGCTCTGGCCATTTCCTCCCATGACCTTCAATTTGTGGACAGTGGAACGCAGACGGATATCACCTTTGAGCACATCATGACCTTGGGAAGACCGAGACCCCCCAGCCCTGCCATAGTTGTCCTAGAACCGTATGTACTCTCAGAGCT ACCTCCCATTGGGAATGAGTTCTATGAGCAAGCTGAGTATATGGATGGAGTACAGCCTGAAGGAGAACGCACTGATGAACTGGAGTATGAG gAAGTGGAGCTATGTAAATCCAGTCATCAAGATAAACTTGGGCTAACGGTTTGTTACCGCACTGATGATGAAGAAGACCTGGGGATTTATGTGGGAGAG GTGAACCCAAACAGCATTGCAGCAATAGATGGGCGCATCAGGGAAGGCGATAGAATTTTACAG ATTAATGGCATGGATGTACAAAATAGGGAAGAGGCCGTGGCAATCTTGACACAGGAAGAGAGCACTAACATCTCCTTACTAGTTGCTCGTCCAGAGACAGAG ATGGGCAGGAGATGGAAAGATAGTGACAGAGAGGACTTCTTGGATGATTTAGTATCTGAAAATGAGGAGGAACTGCAAGCACAGAGGCTGAACTCCCCACCACAGCAACAG GTTGAGAATGAGGAAGCTGAAGCCAGCCCCAAGTCTCCACGACCTTTCCCTCACCCTGCAGGTTTAAGCCGTAGTCAGGAACTGGACAGTGGAGTTGGAAGGACAGATGAGAGCACTCGCAATGATGAAAGTTCTGAACACGACATTTTGGGAGATGATCAAACAAGCAGTGCAAATACACCAGGTAGTCAACGTCGTCTACGCTTCTTGCGTGCAGACTCCCAGCATCCTCTCCAGTGCCGTGAATTCCATCACAGTCTGGACTCCCTGCTTGCAGCAGATGGGTCAGCACCTTACAATGAGGTTCTCCCACCAGTTGCAGGGCTAACAGATGAGGAGTACGAGCGGTACCGAGAACTACTGGAAATCACCTGCCATCTGGAGAATGGAAATGGACCTGCCTTCCTTTATGCTTCACGACAAGGTGGGCTAGACGTAAATCGCAATGAGAGTGTCTTACGGGAGATGGCGGTGCTGGAGGAGGAATTGCGGCATCTGGAGTTCAAATTCCGCAATGTTCTACGAGCACAAAAGATGCAGCAATTGCGAGAACGTTGCATGAAAGCTTGGCTTCTGGAAGAAGAGGACAGTCTCTATGAGTTTGTGGGTGGGGGCGGTGCAAACAATGATATCTCCACAAAACTTCCAGATATCACCGAGCTGCCAGAAAGGTCAGACAAAGACAGTACCAGTGCATATAACACTGGCGAGAGCTGTCGGAGCACTCCACTTATGATGGAACCACCTTTACCACTGGACAGTCCTTTGAGGAGAATTAATGAACCTTCTGGTGCATTTTGCCAAGCAGCAGAAGGGATCTCCTCTAATGCTAACATGAACAGAGGGCATTGCAAAAATGTGCCTCCATACCCTGGTAGTCCAGAGCCTGTGCCATCCAAATTTCGCTCTCTATGCCGGGATGGGCGGCATACGACAGAGGATAGATTAAGAAGAGCAACAAAACATGCGAATGAGTTAGAACGGGGGAGCCGCGAGCATAGCCCATACCTCAGCAGACGCCATCATTCCCATGCAGGGGAACGTTACCGAAGCTGCCTCCAGCTGGCCCAACCAAGAAGTCTTGATGAACTGGATGTAGACCCTACATGCGGAAAGGCTATGGGGGCTACACAGGTCAACCACTCTCAACCAGAACCAAGAATGGAATGGAAGGTAAAAGTGAGGAGTGATGGCACACGTTATGTGACTAAACGTCCTGTTAGAGACCGCCTACTAAAAGCAAGAGCTATGAAAATCAAAGAGGAGCGCAGCGGGATGACCACCGATGACGACGCTGTGAGCGAGATGAAGATGGGGCGTTATTGGAGCAAGGAAGATAGAAAGCGGCATCTAATGCGAGCTCGGGAGCAAAGGAAGAGAAGGGAATTCATGATGCAGAGCAGGTTAGACTGCTTGCGAGAGCAACAACAACAGCAAGGTGCCGAGGGCAAGGGTGAGATGAGCATTATTGCCCTTAGCCACCGGAAGACTATGAAGAAGCGCAACAAGAAGATCTTGGATAACTGGATCACCATCCAGGAAATGTTGGCCCATGGCACACGATCAGCTGATGGCAAACGGGTTTACAATCCCCTGCTTTCCGTTACCACAGTCTGA